TGGAGCCTGGGAGTTCTTTGCTACGAGTTTTTAGTTGGGAAGCCTCCTTTTGAGGCAAACACATACCAAGAGACCTACAGAAGAATATCACGGGTAAGACATACTGAGAGGACCTGGCAcgtctcaggattttttttttttttttttaattttttttgacaggcagagtggacagtgagagagagacagagagaaaggtcttcctttgccgttggttcaccctccaatggccgccgtggccggtgcaccgcgctgatccaatggcaggagccaggtgcttatcctggtctcccatggggtgcagggcccaagcacctgggccatcctccactgcactccctggccacagcagagagctggcctggaagaggggcaaccgggacagaatccggcgccccaaccgggactagaacccggtgtgccggcgctgcaggcggaggattagcctagtgagccgcggcgccggccacgtcTCAGGATTCTTTGCTTAGGAGCCCAGGTGCTAGGCTAAGGTCTGAGCATGAGTACTGTTTGTGGTCTAACCTGTGTTTTGTGACATTTGTCCCTTGTACTGCAGGTTGAATTCACCTTCCCTGACTTCGTGACAgagggagccaaggacttcaTTTCGAGGCTGCTGAAGCACAACCCCAGTCACAGGCCCACTCTGGCAGAAGTACTTGAGCACCCGTGGGTCAAAGCGAAGTCCTCGAAACCCTCCAGCTTCCCAGACAAGGAGCCTGCCAGCAAACAGTCTTAGTGGTGCAGGGGCAATCCTCGACCAGGGCTGCTGCGCAACCCATCTGCCAGGAACACGCTGCGGAGTTTGTCCTGCGGAGCACTACAGGGAATGCCTGCCTTGCTGGGCGGGCGCGCGGTGCCCCCgcctctgccacctcctccagctcTGCTTCAGTAGACACACACTCTGGAGTGAAAGCAGCCACGAGTCGTGCGGCTTCTACTGATTTCACCGCCTGGAGGCAAGGTTTGACCGCATCTGCAGTCTGTGCTGGACAAGGGGTCCCTGTGGGAGACAAACTTGGTGTCTGCTTGTGGGCAGGTGACCACTTGCCCTGACTTGATTGGCTACATAGCTGCACAGGAGCCTTGCAAGTACCTGAGTGTCTGTAACTTATTGGGTGGCCGAGGCCGCTAGAGCTGTTGGAATGAATATGTGATTTCTTTTAAGTGCTAAAATAAAGATTTGCAGATCGACGTGGAGTTTTTCTCCTGTGGCATCTCCCCGGTGCTCTCCATGTCTGTCAGTGCGGTTTCTGGTCCTCGGTCACCTTGGGAGTGGGAATGTGTGCTCTACCTCGATCTCAGGACTTGCTGGGGACACAGAAGAGAATAAGTGTCTTGGAGCTGTTTTAAATGTTAAGGGCTCACTTTTCTGCATCACAGTTATGGCATATGTGTAAActctaaatacataaataaatgtctaCCTACAGTGCACGAGTAATCCTTTTCTACCATCCGTTCACTGCTTGCCTGCAACGTGGCTGGCGCAGTGAGAGGAGCGAGTCCTGGCCCTCTTGTCTGCTGGAGATGCCCAGATAAAGTTCACAGCAGTGAACACCGTCCGTCCGTGCCAGGTATGATGGACTTGAAGAAAAGGTGCAAGTGTGGAACTTAGAATTAGTTCAGAAATGTGCTTTTGTGGCCAGCTGCCCATGCAGGAGGCCAGCTGTCAGTTACGGTggtacaggagagagagggcgacACAGAAACCTCAGACAGGACTTGAGTGGCTTCCTAAGCTTGACAGAGAGATGTTTGCACCCAATTTAAGCTGCCTGTTTTGTCAGATTGAAAAAAGAGGCAAATAATGGCTTACGTTTTTTAAAATAGCTGTTTTATTTCCTAGTTCCATATAAACAATGAATACAAGCAGTCTGTACATCTTGCTGGTGAACTCCCACAGTAGTTCCCTGGTCCTCCCCGGGGTTTTCAGTTATTGGTGTGGCCacaggagtggggggggggggggctggggctgggagacgGTGATATGGCTGTTTGCTATTAGTCTTATTGCTTGTCCTTTGAGTCCACTCCCATTACTTCCGAGTTTGAGATTTAAGCCCTTAATCTAAAGACCTcttgtaggcttttttttttttttttttttttgcataggcATTCCAGGGATCCAAAAGGGAAACTGGCAGACCGTGGTTAGGAGCCGGAAGCTAACAAATCACTGCTTAAACACAGGACGGGAGGCAAAAGCTCTATCCAGTGCAAAAGCCATCGCCTGGTATGGGCCCTGGCACTCTCAGCTGCAAGGTCCCTGGAATTAGATCCCAGAAAGGCATTCCAGGTTTACGTCATTAAACCTTCTGGCAACGGGCTGACTGGCTTAGGAAAAGAAGTGTGGTCCAATGTTAAATTAAGGTCAGTGACACGGACAGCTGGACGAAGTAAGGAACTGTCAGCAGTCAGATCTCAAGACCAGGGCAGGTAAGTTTTCTGATCGCCACAGTGTAACCTGTAAAGGaactaggagcctggaaggcCAGTGCAGCTCAGTTCTGCTTCTGGGAGTCTGGAGCGAGCGCCTggcggggctgggaggagagacTGAAATGATGTGGGCAGGATGGAAATTCCTTTTCCATCTGCCTGCTCCTCCCGGAAGACGACTCAGTGGGTCTCTATGCTTGAATTTCTATTCTTAACGCACACCCCCTCCCTAATGGGGTAAAGCTGGCTTGGTAGCCTATAATTACACCTGCCTgttcccccttcctctccagtCTGAATTATTTCATGGTTGCCTCCCAGTGTTAGCAATGGGTGAATCTTCCTTTTTAGGAGGTAGTACAAAATCTTTCTGCATAATTAACTAAAAAAAGTGATAGTGTAAACATTGATAGTTCTGGAATGTCGAGTTTGAGATAAAGTGGATTGTCTGAGAAAAGCTAAGATCACCTTAGCTTTCTGTATGTGTGGTACCCAGATTGCTCTGTGAAGGCAGGCATAGGAGCCACGTGCTGCCATTACTCTTGGCAGGGTTCCCATGTTTCCCTAAACAGGCAAACAGTGCTGATCGCTGGTAGCGAGGTTGCTGGAAAACCATCAGATAGGGCCTTACGTCCAGATTGGAAGCTGTTTCTAGGAACACTTGTTTTTCTTTACTCGAAACAAGTGTAATGAATGTGACAGTGTTGGTGCTAATTTGGATCCTGATTGCATACTGTTAAGTTTCACTTCATTCACTGTAGCACTGGCAGCTGTTTTGCAGAATACTGCATATTAAACTGCAGGCAGCTGACAAATCAGATGAAGGGGAACCTTTACGTTAACTCATTTGCTTAAGGATTTGAGCAAGGATCAGTCCCTTGGGGCTTTTGCAGGGGCCCCTGACCAATGATGTCCCAAAAGGAACACCTCTTAGGCTTTGTGTTGAGATGTTGGCTCATCTGCGATGTCTTGctgacatttaaaattatatatacaagTCGTAGGATAGGCAGCATAAACAAAACTTATGAAGCAAAAACTATAATTCAAATCCTGACTTTTGCTGGCAAAGGTAAAATTCATGGGAACACAATTAgatctgtccccacccccaccctataATGCTAAAACTTATCAAAACTCACTTAAAAGGAAGGTTTTCAGTGCTCACTACTGAAAAGCTCATTAAGGTTTTGCAGCTGGAGGTTTAAAAAATCCTACTTTCCGAAAATATCTGACAATGAAGGGCACAGAGACTAAGGTGATGCTGATTCTCACAGGCGCAAACAGCTTGTGGATTGCATAGGCCACCACGAAAGTGCTCGTGCCTGCTGCCATTTTGGACTGGACCAGCGACTCTTTAAATCCGAGTTTAAGCAGGATTGCAGACATGTCCACACCGCTGGAGGGAAACAGAAAAGTTATTAGAAGAGTAAATGAGATCAATTTGCCTGTAAGATTGACAGCATCTTCTAAAATGACAAAAGCTGATGAATAAAAAACCTTAGAAGCTGATATTCACATAGTTACACGGCAGTAAAACAGAACCGTTAATTGCTGTCAACAGTCTCACCTTGAAACCACCGTGTAGAACAAGCCCAGGGAGATGAGCGAGATCCCAATGTGCAGTGACACGCCAACGGCTCCGTACTCCTGGAAGATCTTTCGCAGCTGCTGTGCCTTGCTTTGCCTGCTACCTCCTGTGCTGCCCACAGCGCTGCCTGTGACCTCGGTCActctgctggggtcctgtgcacAGACCAAACAAGGGGAAAAGCTAAGGCCAGCAGCGGGACGTTGGTGGTCACCACCAGCTGTTTGTTCTCCTGTAGGGTCAGACGCGACTCAGGCTCGCTTGGCCACCAAGTACAAGGGTGCCCAGGTCCTAATCCTCAGGACCCATGACTGCCACTTCCCATGGCAAAGGGACCGTGTGGTGCAGGATCTGGAGACTGGATTATATGGGTGGAACCAATGTCACTGCAAGGCCCTTAAAGGTGAAAAGAGGGACAGTGAcggcagaagcagagctggtgaGTGAAAATGCTGTGCCTACGGGGGTGAGGACCTCGAGCCGAGGAATACAGGTGGCTTCAGAAGCTGGACAAGACAAGCTACGGGTTCTCCAGGAGCTGGCTCTGCTGACGACTGACTGCAGCCCAGAGAGCGCCCCTGCAGGCCTCTGACTGCCACAGCTCCAAGACAACGAatgttgtctgtgtgtgtgttttttttttaaaagatttatttgaaagagttacacagagagaggagaagcagacagaaagtcttccatccgatggttcactccccaaatggccacaatggctgcagctgtgtcgatccgaagccaggagcttcttccgggtctcccatgtgggtgcaggggcccagggacttgggtcatcttctactgctttcccaggccacagcagagagctggatcagaagtggagcagctgggactcgaactggtgcccatatgggatgccggtgccttaggccagggttttaacccactgtgccacagcaccagacctgaatgtgtgtgtgtggtttttttttttttttttttggacaggcagagtggacagtgagagagagacagagagaaaggtcttcctttgctgttggttcaccctcccacggctggcgtgccgcggccggcacactgtgctgatccgatggcaggagccaggtgcttatcctggtctcccatggggtgcagggcccaagcacttgggccatcctccactgcactccctggccacagcagagagctgtcgctcccccattcgcggaggaatgacacaggaccgtgcgctgttctcttgtctgctcggcccttcccgggtttgctgctggtccttcccgggttggctgccgatccctccacctccgtggaggggcagccccccctgccactttccccgcttccgcgggagagcagcacaccgccggccggctctctcgggggctgctcaggtgttccttcagatgttcctggtgcatgttgtctctctcctcctttatagtcctcttcaccaatctgtgctctgctacccacacgccgagcatgctgctctcctccaatcaggagcaggatcagctcctgcagtttgtcaagttggtgagaggcagctgcgtagaagtttactcctccccagcgccatattgtgggagagcagatgcatagaataagtcttaattccagtaacttagtctagtccgagttgctccccacagagagctggcctggaagaggggcaaccgggacagaatccggtgccctgactgggactagaaccccgtgtgccggcgccgctaggtggaggattagcctagtgagccacggcgctggcccctgaatgtGTGTTTTAATCTACATGTCTGCGGTCAGCCGTCACATGAACTAACACACGAGGGCTCGTGTACCCGAGGACAGCAGTGACACTTCAAGCATTTTCTCTGAGCCAGCAGCTCTCCGATGCtttgtctatttctccttctaAGATAGATGTCGTCATTTTCTCCATTACAGAGAAGCAACACGGGCTTGGAGGGGTCACGTGACTGGCCCAAAGCCATCTGCATCCACAGCCTGTGTACCTGACAGCCAGGCCATGTGCTACCCAAAAGGGCAGTGGATGCAAAGTGAAACAGTGTGGAGGCTATGATCTACTTCTGGAGTCTAATTCACACGTGAGATctagggcagagggaggggcgaTCCCAAACACAATGGCCAGGATCTGTACATCACAGTTCACTGAGCATTTACTGACTGCCAGCAGGAAGCGCTGGGGATGTATGTCAGAATACAAAGGGGACAATAAGGCCACCTCACCGAGAGGCCACTTTTATCAGAAGCCATCTGTGAGGACAGTGCCAGGCGTCTCGGCTGGCGGCGGTCACTGGCTTTGCGGCCGGGCCACTTCTCCCCTGAATTTTCACAGCTGGGCTGCGCTTCCTTTGAAGCACTCGAGGGAGCCTGGAATCCTCCGGACAGAAGGTCAGAACTCCCCGATAGAAAGAGAAACAGTGCAGGGCGCAGGGCAGCAGCCTCCAGACCCGCACCTACACAGGCCGGCACCCTGGCCCTGACAGCTCTGACTGCGCCTGGGTGAGGCCTGGACCTGTGTTTCCCACACGATCTAGGTGGCTCAGGTGAGGCTGCTCCGTGTGGATAactctgggaggggaggggaggggaggggccactGCAGCTCACTATCAGGTTCTGTGGTCCCACAGGTGAAACTCGGAGGGggtcatgatttttaaaaggctgggggctggctccttggtgcagtaggttaatcctctgcctgaggcgccggcatcccatatggacgccggttctaacCCTGGGCTGCccctctaccaatccagctctctgctgtggcctgggaaagcagtagaagatggccgaagtatttgggcccctgcaccagcatgggagaccgggaagaggctcctggcttcggatcggcgcagctctggccgttgtggccatctggggagtgaaccaacagaaggaagatctttgtctttccatctgtaactctgcctatcaaataagtagaatctttaaaaaaataaataaaaggcttgAGGAAAACCCCAACATCCTTATAGGTATGTATCATTTCACAGAAACCCTGGTGACCCTGTGACACGAGAACGTCTGTGGCTCCCATTTTGACAGCTGGAAGCCTGAGGCTGGGGACAGGGTGAGGAACGATGGCTAACTGGCTACTGGGCTGGTCCTCCCCAGGCCCCATGGCCTCTGGGATAACTGGCAGGCCACCTTCATATCCTCCAGCGACAACTCTCTCTAGAACTCGCAGGCTCTGCAGGGGAGGAACACgctccccagcctcctctccGTGGGCTGGCACACACTCCCAACCCCTCTTCCTGGAAGCTTTTTGCCAGCACTGCCAGCCCAGCCAGAAGGGCTGAGAAGCTCAACTCTGTGATAAACACGTCCCACCCACTTTGAGCCGCAGATGGGACGGCAGCCAGGCGTCCCACGCTGATAACACACAGCCTATCTACAGCCCCTGCCAGGGCCAAACACCGCTCTGGGGCCTGCGACGGGGAAAAGCCTCTTCTCTTTCCCACCCCTTGACACTTGGCCCAGCCAGACCCGACGACGGCCGCTCTGTCCATCACAGGCGCAGCCAAGCTGCTAGCCGAGGGCCCTTTGTTCATCTGTTTTGGCAAAAGGCCTTTCcaccaaagaagaaaaacaaaaaggcgGCCAGACTTCCAGCATCTGTTGCAAGGCTGCTCGGGACAACGTCCTGCAGGCGAGCACCAGGGCTAGTTTGCAACATTCCAGGGATACCTAGCGACCTGGACCCCATTCCTCCATCCTGGCGGAACAAGATCTCCCAGCACAGTGAGACGTGCATTTCCCTCCCTAGCCCTTGTGGAGACTACGGAAACCCGCGGAATAAGGGAATTTACGACGCTGTGACTTACACGCGGTGGAGAAGCTGCACTCATCTCTTCACGCACCTGCCACGTGTGACACTGTTCACCCTGAAAGTGCCTGCGCGTGCAGGAAGGCCTTTCACACTCCCGTGGGacgcccctctgcctccccagtaAGGTGCATTCAAAGACCCTGTCCACAGGCGACCAGCAATTAGGTTGTACCAGGCGCCCGGTACGAACAGTCCCACTCCACGGAGCCTGAATCGTTagcatcccattttacagatgagcagtCACAGGAAGTACAGGGATCTGATCACGGCCCCAGAACGTGTGAGACCACACTCACcactctgtacacacacacacaccccactgccAGGGTCTGGGCTGGGGACACAGCTGACGTGGCTACAGCACAGAGAAGCAAGGCAAGAGATCCTCCCAGGTGATGGCTGTGGAAAACCCTCCCAGCCACGGGGCTGAGGGGAGCCCAGAGGCATGCAAGGACTCAGGGTGGTCccgggaggcttcctggaggagggggcagcggggctgagccaggaggcaggctggCCGTGCAAGCTCAGGATTCACACACAACACCTGTGGGCTCCTCTGAGGGCAGGGGGCAATGGCGAGGCACGCTACCTACAGACAAGCTACGGAGTGTCCGGGAAGGCCCGTCTCAGCTATGGAGCTGTCTCCCAGACTTTGAGGGCGAAGGCGCTAGTCTTAGCTCTCAGGTCACGGAACAGCTCAGAGGCCTGGGGAGCTTGGGGTGGCCCCAGGGGCCCCACGCGACGTCACTCTGCACGTGCAGACCCTACAGCCGCCCGTTTTCCTTAAAGGCCCGGGCCTCACCAACCACACAGCGCCGCGGCTGCCTCGTCCCCGTCCGCGCGCCCCCCACCCGCCGGGCAGGTGGACGCGGGACGCCGGGCAGCGCGCGGCAAGTTCGTCCCCCGTCCGGGCCCCCTACCCGCCCGGCTCCCCGCGGTCCAGGCCCGCTccgggagccgcggcgccgctgCCGCAGCCCTGTGACCTTGGTTTCTCCGGCTGTCGACGGGGGATTCGCTTCCTAGGCTTGCAGGGATCGGGGACCCGGCAGGTGCAAAGGTGCGCCCGGgtcagggtgggggcggggaggctcaCCTGGCGCCCGCGGCAGTCCCCGCGAGCCGAGCGCAGCAGCCGGACGTCCGGCCCGGGCCGGAGCGGGGCCAGAGCCAGAGGTGGCGGGGCGCACGGGGCGGCGGCGCCGAGGAGCCAGGTGACGCGAGGCCGAGCCCGGGCGCCCACCCTGGCCGCCGGGCCCAGCAGCGCCAGCAGCCCGGCCATGGCGCGCGGCGAGGCGCTTCGGCCAGACCCGCAGACCCGGCAGGGAGCcggaggccggggcgggggctgcgCGCGTCCTCCGGAGTTCGgccaggccacgcccccaggGCGGGAGCTGTGcgcgggtgggcggggccggaAGCGTATGCCACCTTTGGCCCCACCCACTAGCCCCGCCCCCAGAGAGCCGTCGCCCCTCTCGGCGGAACCGGACTGGAGGAGCGCGCGttctcccggccccgcccctcggaGCCGGAGTTCCGCGCGGAGTGGGCGTGgcggggcgcgcgcgcgcgcactgCGGCCCCGCCCACTCCTCCCGCCCCTCCGGAGGGTGCAATTCGTCTCCTCGCGGCGCGGCCCGGCCGGAGGCTGCGAGCCTCGGCCGGAGGTGGCCGGGTGTCGTCCGAGGGCTCGGAGGTGGGCAGTGCGGCCTGTGATGAAATCGGAGACGCACCTACGTGTCCTCCGCAAAGGAGAAAACAGTGTCCGGTGGCGACTCACCGCCGGCGTGTGCTTTTCTCACAAAGTTAGCACCTGCGCTGCGGGCGCGGCCCGGCGGCCCCGCCTCGGAGCTGCCTCAGGGGGACGCGCGCCCGCCCCGGCCTCCCGCGGGTGGCCGCGTGGGCAGTGCCGTCCGCCCGCGGGTGGCCGCGTAGGCAGTGCCCTCCGCCCGCGGGTGGCCACGTGGGGCAGTGCCGTCCGCCCGTGGGTGGCCGCGTGGGCCGTGCCGTCCGCCCGCGGGGCAGTGCCGTCCGCCCGCGGGTGGCCGCGTGGGCAGTGCCGTCCGCCCACGTCGGGGAGGCTTACCGTCTGGTCGCGGGTGGCCGCGTGGGGCAGGCTTGCCGTCTGGTCGTGTCCGCCCGCGGGTGGCCGCGTGGGCAGTGCCGTCCGGTCGCGGATGGCCGCGTGGGCAGTGCCGTCCGCCCGCGGGTGGTGGCGTGGGCAGTGCCGTCCGCCCGCGGGTGGCCGCGTGGGGCGGGCTTGCCGTCTGGTCGTGTCCGCCCGCGGGTGGCCGTGTGCGAGGCGAGGTCCCGGGGCAGCCGGAAGGCGCCCGCGGAGGCCTGTGGCCGTGGGGCCGGAGGCTGACCAGCCCGCCGCCGGGTGCAGGCTCCCGAGCTGGCGTCGCCGGCGGTGGAGCTGCTGACCCCTCGCTCAGAGCGGAAGAAAAGCGCGTTTTTGTGTCTCCCTTGATGCTTGGCAGTAGATGGCTTGCGGCGATTATAGACTTTAGGTTTTTTTCCTTAACTGGGATGAGAAAACTTTGTCCTTTTCGTGGGACGCAGGCCCCAGCCTGCCTGAGTGTCGCTCGGTCTTCCTGTGGTGTCAGTTCTTTCTGCTCACGGGGTGGTACATTTATGTTTACTTTTCCCCGTTTTGTGAGTAGGGAAAGTATTCTCATGTTTCAGATGATTTGTCAGCCTTAAAGACAACAgaagaaggccggcgccatggctcactaggctaatcctccgccttgcagcgccggcacaccgggttctagtcccggtcggggcgccggattctgtcccggttgcccctcttccaggccagctctctgctgtggcccgggagtacagtggaggatggcccaagtgcttgggccctgcaccccatgggagaccaggagaagcacctggctcctggctcctgccatcggatcagcgcggtgcgccggccacggcggccattggagggtgaaccaacggcaaaggaagacctttctctctgtctctctctctcactgtccactctgcctgtaaaaaaaaaaaaaaaaaaaaaaaagacaacagaagaGTGTTCGAGAACAGCAGGGGTAACAGGAGTGTATGTCTCAAAGGCTGAGGCaaggagttttctttctttttttttttaatttattttatttatttgaaaggcagatttacagagagagagagagaggtcttccatccactgcttcactccccaattgggcgcgatggccggagctgcagcaattcgaagccaggagctttatccaggtctcccccgcggtgcagaggc
The window above is part of the Oryctolagus cuniculus chromosome 11, mOryCun1.1, whole genome shotgun sequence genome. Proteins encoded here:
- the FAM210B gene encoding protein FAM210B, mitochondrial; this translates as MAGLLALLGPAARVGARARPRVTWLLGAAAPCAPPPLALAPLRPGPDVRLLRSARGDCRGRQDPSRVTEVTGSAVGSTGGSRQSKAQQLRKIFQEYGAVGVSLHIGISLISLGLFYTVVSSGVDMSAILLKLGFKESLVQSKMAAGTSTFVVAYAIHKLFAPVRISITLVSVPFIVRYFRKVGFFKPPAAKP
- the LOC138843063 gene encoding serine/arginine repetitive matrix protein 3-like, giving the protein MARGEALRPDPQTRQGAGGRGGGCARPPEFGQATPPGRELCAGGRGRKRMPPLAPPTSPAPREPSPLSAEPDWRSARSPGPAPRSRSSARSGRGGARARALRPRPLLPPLRRVQFVSSRRGPAGGCEPRPEVAGCRPRARRRIKAKSMNWGGRQTRL